One window of the Triticum dicoccoides isolate Atlit2015 ecotype Zavitan chromosome 3B, WEW_v2.0, whole genome shotgun sequence genome contains the following:
- the LOC119278542 gene encoding protein LIFEGUARD 2-like — MSGHQKGGDIEAGTSGGTATAPAPAPAQVLYPGMAESPELRWALIRKIYVILSLQLLLTAVVAAVVVKVRAIPHFFVSSYAGLGLYISILIFPFIVLCPLYCYRQKHPVNLLLLGVFTVAISFAVGMTCAFTSGKVILEAAILTMVVVLSLTAYTFWAVKKGKDFSFLGPFLFASLVMLLVFGFIQILFPLGKLSHMIYGALAALIFSGYIVYDTGNIIKRYTYDEYVWAAVSLYLDIINLFLALLTLFRAGDS, encoded by the exons ATGTCCGGGCACCAGAAGGGCGGCGACATCGAGGCGGGGACCTCCGGTGGCACTGCCACGGCGCCGGCGCCAGCGCCGGCCCAGGTGCTGTACCCCGGGATGGCGGAGAGCCCCGAGCTGCGCTGGGCGCTCATCCGGAAGATCTACGTCATCCTCTCCCTGCAGCTTCTGCTCACCGCCGTCGTCGCGGCCGTCGTCGTCAAGGTCCGGGCCATACCGCACTTCTTCGTCTCCTCCTACGCCGGCCTCGGGCTCtacatctccatcctcatcttcccCTTCATCG TGCTGTGCCCGTTGTACTGCTACCGTCAGAAGCACCCAGTGAACCTGCTGCTGCTCGGCGTCTTCACAGTGGCCATTAGCTTCGCTGTGGGCATGACATGTGCCTTTACTAGCG GCAAGGTCATTTTGGAGGCTGCGATTCTTACAATGGTGGTTGTCTTGAGCCTGACTGCTTACACTTTCTGGGCTGTAAAGAAGGGCAAGGACTTCAGCTTCCTTGGTCCTTTCTtatttgcttctcttgtgatgttGCTCGTCTTTGGTTTCATTCAG ATCCTCTTCCCGCTGGGCAAGCTCTCTCACATGATCTACGGTGCGCTGGCGGCACTCATCTTCAGTGGCTACATTGTCTATGACACGGGCAACATCATCAAGCGTTACACCTATGACGAGTATGTCTGGGCCGCCGTCTCGCTCTACCTTGACATTATCAATCTGTTCCTCGCCCTGCTGACCCTGTTCAGAGCGGGTGACAGCTAA
- the LOC119278541 gene encoding glucan endo-1,3-beta-glucosidase, acidic isoform-like encodes MMAGHRACMFAVALALGVLATIPAAVQSIGVCYGVNGDGLPSASEVVQLYQSNGITGMRIYFPDADALQALSGSNIGLIIDVANEDLASLASDRSAATAWVQTNVQAHQGLNIKYIAAGNEVGDQGGDTGNILPAMQNLDAALAAAGLGGIKVSTSVSQGVTAGYPPSQGTFSAGYMGPIVQYLATTGAPLLANVYPYFSYVDNQAQIDINYALFTSPGTVVQDGANAYQNLFDALVDTFYSALESAGAGSVNVVVSESGWPSAGGTAATTDNAQTYNQNLIKHVGQGTPKRSGAIEAYVFAMFNEDKKGPAEIEKHFGLFNPDKSPAYPISF; translated from the exons ATGATGGCAGGGCATCGTGCCTGCATGTTTGCTGTGGCGTTGGCCCTTGGAGTGCTAGCAACAATTCCTGCAG CGGTGCAGTCTATCGGCGTGTGCTACGGTGTGAACGGCGACGGCCTGCCCTCGGCCAGTGAAGTCGTGCAGCTCTACCAGTCCAACGGCATCACCGGCATGCGCATCTACTTCCCGGACGCCGACGCCCTGCAGGCCCTCAGCGGCTCCAACATCGGCCTCATCATCGACGTGGCCAACGAGgacctcgcctccctcgcctccgaccgctccgccgccaccgcctgggTCCAGACCAACGTGCAGGCCCACCAGGGCCTCAACATCAAGTACATCGCCGCCGGCAACGAGGTGGGCGACCAGGGCGGCGACACGGGGAACATCCTCCCGGCCATGCAGAACCTCGACGCCGCCCTCGCCGCGGCTGGGCTCGGCGGCATCAAGGTGTCCACGTCGGTCTCGCAGGGCGTGACCGCCGGGTACCCTCCCTCCCAAGGGACCTTCTCCGCCGGCTACATGGGGCCCATCGTGCAGTACCTGGCCACCACCGGCGCGCCGCTGCTCGCCAACGTGTACCCCTACTTCTCGTACGTGGACAACCAGGCCCAGATCGACATCAACTACGCGCTCTTCACGTCGCCGGGCACCGTGGTGCAGGACGGCGCCAACGCGTACCAGAACCTGTTCGACGCCCTCGTCGACACGTTCTACTCCGCGCTCGAGAGCGCCGGGGCGGGGAGCgtcaacgtggtggtgtcggagagCGGGTGGCCGTCGGCCGGCGGCACGGCGGCGACCACGGACAACGCGCAGACATACAACCAGAACCTGATCAAACATGTAGGGCAGGGGACGCCCAAGAGGTCCGGCGCCATCGAGGCCTACGTGTTCGCCATGTTCAACGAGGACAAGAAGGGCCCGGCTGAGATCGAGAAGCACTTTGGGCTCTTCAACCCGGACAAATCGCCGGCGTACCCCATCAGTTTCTAG